A single genomic interval of Koleobacter methoxysyntrophicus harbors:
- a CDS encoding Rossmann-like domain-containing protein yields the protein MEQSAVYRRLKTFLDRQAHSYNLLGERVSIQGKVLSTEEAIGKPQRQDFPLIKGKEKLLQAEFKGALGQAFTDSPDSFEGTLNGFLKMPLETNFQRAAFTAVLNAVMRHLGMVEGTIHCKGDEPNKCAQKLVDYIRKNFNKPKIALIGFQPALLDFCSREFPVRVVDLNPENIGREKYGVLVEDAEFKTRELLGWCDLLLVTGSTLTNGTIVNFLELDKQVIFYGTTIAGAAKILGLKRFCECAK from the coding sequence ATGGAACAATCTGCGGTTTACCGGAGACTAAAAACCTTTTTAGATAGACAGGCACACTCTTATAATCTCCTGGGAGAAAGGGTTTCGATCCAGGGGAAAGTCCTTTCGACAGAGGAAGCTATTGGGAAACCGCAGCGACAGGACTTTCCTTTAATAAAAGGAAAGGAAAAGCTGCTTCAAGCCGAATTTAAAGGGGCTTTGGGCCAGGCATTTACAGACAGCCCTGATTCCTTTGAAGGGACATTGAATGGGTTTTTAAAAATGCCTCTAGAAACGAATTTTCAGAGGGCTGCTTTTACAGCCGTATTAAACGCAGTAATGCGTCATCTGGGTATGGTTGAGGGAACGATCCATTGTAAGGGTGATGAACCCAATAAATGTGCTCAAAAATTAGTTGATTATATTCGAAAAAATTTCAATAAACCCAAAATAGCGTTAATCGGTTTTCAACCGGCCCTACTAGATTTTTGCAGTAGAGAGTTTCCCGTCCGTGTAGTTGATCTGAATCCTGAAAATATCGGCAGGGAGAAATATGGTGTATTGGTAGAAGATGCTGAGTTTAAAACACGGGAATTGTTAGGGTGGTGTGACCTTCTTCTTGTTACTGGAAGCACCCTGACTAATGGAACAATCGTTAATTTTCTGGAATTGGATAAACAGGTTATATTTTATGGGACAACAATTGCAGGAGCCGCAAAGATTTTAGGGCTGAAGCGCTTCTGTGAATGTGCAAAATGA
- a CDS encoding ABC transporter permease, which produces MNKENLLLGKTMHFIPIFIFAAGWEILARLAGSPLFPPISAVIQEFYSLLVPNGLLVHHFTASLIRVITGFAMGSIAGLLVGILIGWNQIAERALSPLISILYPIPALGWLPLLMLWVGINEILPILIIFICSFFPILYNTVTGVKSVDVRFIKAARVLGASDSQILWRVILPLALPNIFTGLKLEAGMAWRVIVAAEMVAIPTGIGVLLMKAESIIRVDIIMVCLLILSLMCLSFEKFFHYLEAKFTHHWR; this is translated from the coding sequence ATGAATAAGGAGAATCTGCTTTTGGGCAAAACGATGCATTTCATACCCATATTTATTTTCGCAGCAGGTTGGGAAATTTTAGCGCGTCTTGCAGGCAGCCCCCTTTTTCCGCCCATTTCTGCAGTAATACAGGAATTTTACTCGCTGCTTGTGCCTAATGGCTTGTTAGTGCACCATTTTACTGCAAGTTTGATTAGGGTCATAACCGGCTTTGCTATGGGAAGTATTGCAGGCTTACTGGTAGGGATTCTTATAGGATGGAACCAGATTGCCGAAAGGGCACTTAGTCCGCTAATCAGCATTTTATATCCCATCCCAGCTCTTGGTTGGCTACCATTACTGATGCTGTGGGTAGGTATTAACGAAATTTTACCAATCTTGATCATTTTTATATGTTCCTTTTTCCCTATTCTATATAACACAGTAACAGGTGTAAAAAGCGTAGATGTTAGGTTTATCAAAGCAGCCAGGGTGCTTGGCGCATCGGACAGTCAGATACTATGGAGGGTTATTTTGCCTTTGGCGCTTCCTAACATATTTACCGGTCTTAAGTTGGAAGCTGGTATGGCATGGCGCGTTATCGTTGCAGCCGAGATGGTTGCTATACCTACAGGAATCGGTGTTCTGTTGATGAAAGCAGAGAGCATAATTCGGGTAGATATTATTATGGTTTGCCTGCTTATTCTATCACTGATGTGTCTTTCTTTCGAAAAATTCTTCCATTACCTTGAAGCTAAATTTACCCATCATTGGAGGTAA
- a CDS encoding ABC transporter substrate-binding protein: MIKRIITILLLMVMIISACFAIAGCSRPKKNPGFALAVEYNTHAACAYVAQSKGWLSEKGYDQGAFDVYATGVALAGALTKGGVDAAYICLIPAIAAYANADVPIKIVCGTHKYGYALVVDPSKVSTIKDLEKGSVKIGCVREGGTTDILLHKIIERYGLDKKKVLGNVLRMNPAKQIMAIKAKKLDAVVVPEHFATIAEQKLGLKMLVKSQDVWPQMQGSVLIVTDRLLRENPTAVRDLFKITSMATDYINEHPSEAAEIVANKLNAFQEAVNLKEMADGNSDFDVTLDLLSCSMANLEYTTQIDQAEVQEVIDFMLQLGYIKERFSASDILLEQSHFTGE, encoded by the coding sequence TTGATTAAAAGGATAATCACGATTCTGCTTTTGATGGTGATGATAATTTCAGCATGTTTTGCAATTGCTGGATGCAGCAGGCCAAAAAAAAATCCCGGATTTGCATTAGCAGTAGAATACAACACCCATGCAGCTTGTGCTTATGTGGCGCAGAGCAAAGGTTGGCTGAGTGAAAAAGGCTATGATCAAGGGGCATTTGATGTTTATGCTACTGGAGTAGCCCTTGCCGGGGCTCTGACCAAGGGCGGTGTAGATGCAGCTTATATTTGTTTGATTCCAGCTATAGCAGCTTATGCAAATGCAGATGTTCCAATAAAGATTGTCTGCGGCACCCATAAATACGGTTATGCATTGGTGGTTGATCCATCTAAAGTTAGCACAATTAAAGATTTAGAAAAAGGGAGTGTTAAGATAGGTTGTGTGAGAGAGGGGGGGACTACAGACATCCTCCTGCATAAAATTATCGAACGCTACGGATTAGACAAAAAAAAGGTATTGGGTAATGTTTTGCGAATGAACCCGGCGAAGCAAATTATGGCTATTAAGGCAAAAAAATTAGATGCAGTCGTAGTTCCAGAACATTTCGCTACCATAGCTGAACAAAAGCTGGGGCTTAAAATGCTGGTAAAGAGCCAGGATGTCTGGCCGCAAATGCAGGGGAGCGTTTTGATAGTAACGGATAGACTGCTTAGAGAAAATCCCACGGCTGTAAGAGACCTTTTTAAAATAACTTCTATGGCAACAGATTATATAAACGAACACCCTTCTGAAGCGGCAGAAATCGTGGCCAACAAACTTAATGCCTTTCAGGAAGCGGTTAATTTAAAAGAAATGGCCGATGGCAACAGCGATTTCGATGTTACTTTAGACCTTCTTTCTTGTTCTATGGCTAATTTGGAGTATACTACTCAGATAGATCAGGCGGAAGTGCAGGAAGTTATTGATTTTATGCTGCAGCTTGGTTATATAAAAGAAAGATTTTCAGCATCAGACATTTTATTAGAGCAAAGTCATTTTACGGGGGAATAA
- a CDS encoding ABC transporter ATP-binding protein, with the protein MSSVELMNISTPYSLKNINLKVRDGELLVLLGPTGAGKTTMLNVIAGLENYSGSVLFDGVPIDGIPTGRRNVGYLFQDLNLFPHLNVFWNIAFGLKMQGLNKTEIQDKVDKMLHLLKIEPLRDRFPKNLSGGEKQRVALARALINLPCILLLDEPMSSLDYRTSKYLRTELRMLQKKLGITTVYVTHNLYEAEEMADRIAVIDKGRLEQIGSPEDVFFHPQETVSSFIGAPNILNCEYCRLLNPSLMEVECGGISLIIPNEGKQVRKLAILPEDIYISAAKPPGPNINRVKGILMKVDESTHTVCCTVLAGENYLRAELPKEIFKTMGLDIGGEVWLILNLRKLKVANK; encoded by the coding sequence ATGTCTTCGGTTGAGCTTATGAATATATCTACTCCTTACAGCCTTAAAAATATAAATCTAAAGGTTAGAGATGGAGAACTGCTGGTGCTGCTGGGTCCTACAGGTGCCGGCAAAACCACTATGCTGAATGTTATTGCCGGTCTGGAGAATTACAGCGGTTCGGTTTTGTTTGATGGTGTACCGATAGATGGAATTCCGACGGGCAGGAGGAATGTAGGATATCTGTTTCAGGACCTCAACCTGTTTCCCCATTTAAACGTTTTTTGGAATATTGCCTTTGGACTAAAAATGCAAGGGCTGAACAAAACTGAAATCCAGGATAAAGTTGATAAAATGCTGCATCTATTGAAAATTGAACCACTTAGGGACCGTTTCCCTAAAAACTTAAGCGGAGGAGAGAAACAGCGGGTGGCTTTGGCAAGGGCCTTGATCAATTTGCCCTGCATTTTGCTGCTTGATGAACCGATGAGCAGTTTGGATTACCGCACTTCTAAATACCTGAGGACCGAACTGAGGATGCTGCAGAAAAAGCTCGGCATTACTACGGTGTATGTCACCCACAACTTGTACGAGGCTGAAGAAATGGCGGATAGAATTGCTGTAATTGATAAAGGTAGATTGGAGCAAATAGGCTCCCCGGAGGATGTATTTTTTCATCCCCAAGAAACAGTCAGCAGCTTCATCGGAGCGCCAAATATTTTGAACTGCGAATACTGCCGTCTATTGAACCCAAGTTTAATGGAAGTCGAATGTGGCGGCATTTCTCTGATAATACCAAATGAAGGCAAACAGGTCAGGAAACTTGCCATTTTACCGGAAGATATTTATATCTCTGCTGCTAAACCGCCCGGACCCAATATAAACAGAGTTAAAGGCATCTTAATGAAGGTCGATGAATCTACCCATACTGTCTGCTGCACTGTCCTCGCAGGTGAAAATTATTTAAGGGCGGAGCTACCTAAGGAGATATTTAAAACCATGGGTTTGGATATTGGTGGTGAAGTATGGCTGATCCTTAATCTGCGAAAGTTAAAAGTTGCAAATAAATAA
- a CDS encoding molybdopterin-binding protein: MKKVPVEKAIGMVLCHDITKIIPGQFKGRAFKKGHIIQKEDIDELLRLGKEHVYVWEQNSGEIHEDEAALRIARAVAGENIEYCEPKEGKVTLKAAVKGLFKVDSKLLQEINSIEYISIASLPGDFAVEEGQKVAGARIIPLMIEEKRVKEVENLCGEKGSVFQVFQYKKLKVSVITTGNEVYKGRIQDKFGPVILKKLDYFNADYLGQTFCPDSIEEIKKAILGCRERGADLIILTGGMSVDPDDVTPSAIRNTGARVVTYGAPVQPGNMFMMAYLDTTAILGVPGCAMYYKTTILDSVLPKIFAGQILTRDDFVRMGEGGFCLNCEVCRYPNCYFCR; the protein is encoded by the coding sequence GTGAAAAAAGTACCGGTCGAAAAAGCAATAGGAATGGTTTTGTGCCATGATATAACGAAAATCATACCTGGCCAGTTTAAAGGCAGGGCTTTTAAAAAGGGTCATATTATTCAAAAGGAAGATATAGATGAACTCCTAAGACTCGGGAAGGAACATGTTTATGTTTGGGAACAAAATTCTGGTGAAATACATGAGGACGAAGCAGCCCTTAGAATTGCCAGAGCGGTAGCAGGGGAAAATATAGAATACTGCGAACCTAAGGAGGGGAAGGTTACTCTTAAGGCCGCGGTAAAGGGCTTATTTAAGGTTGATAGCAAGCTTCTGCAGGAGATAAATTCTATTGAATATATTTCAATCGCATCCCTTCCTGGGGATTTTGCGGTGGAAGAAGGCCAAAAAGTGGCCGGAGCCCGCATTATACCCCTTATGATTGAAGAAAAAAGGGTAAAAGAGGTTGAGAATCTGTGCGGGGAGAAAGGCTCTGTTTTTCAAGTGTTCCAGTACAAAAAGCTGAAAGTTTCGGTCATAACAACGGGAAATGAGGTTTACAAGGGGAGGATTCAGGATAAATTCGGCCCTGTTATTTTAAAAAAGTTAGATTACTTTAATGCCGATTATTTAGGCCAAACCTTTTGCCCTGACAGCATCGAAGAGATTAAGAAGGCAATTCTGGGCTGCAGGGAGCGGGGAGCCGATTTGATAATTCTAACGGGGGGCATGTCAGTAGATCCGGATGATGTGACACCGAGTGCCATACGAAACACCGGGGCCCGGGTGGTGACTTATGGAGCTCCTGTTCAGCCCGGCAATATGTTTATGATGGCTTACCTCGACACGACGGCTATCTTAGGTGTGCCTGGATGTGCTATGTATTACAAAACTACTATTTTAGATTCGGTCCTGCCGAAAATATTTGCCGGCCAAATCTTAACAAGAGACGATTTCGTGAGGATGGGTGAAGGTGGATTTTGCCTTAACTGTGAAGTATGTCGTTACCCTAATTGCTATTTCTGCAGATGA